In Eubalaena glacialis isolate mEubGla1 chromosome 12, mEubGla1.1.hap2.+ XY, whole genome shotgun sequence, the sequence atgtacaagcagctcatgcagctcaatatcaaaaatacaaaaaacgcaatccaaaaatgggctgaagacctaaatagacatttttccaaagagtacatacagattgccaacaaacacatgaaatgatgctcagcatcactaatcattagagaaattcaaatcaaaactacaatgaggtatcacctcacaccagtcagaatggccatcatcaaaaattctacaaacaataaatgctggagagggtgtggtgaaaagggaatcctcgtgcaccattggtgagaatgtaaattgatagccactatggagaacagtatgaaggttccttaaaaaactaaaaatagaactaccatacaacccagcaatcccactactgggcatataccctgagaacaccataattcaataagagtcatgtaccaaaatgttcattgcagccctatttacaatagctaggacatggaagcaaccttagtgtccattgacagatgaatggataaagaagatgtagcacatatatacaatgcaatagtactcagccataaaaagaaatgaaattgagtttttttgtagtgaggtggatggacgtggagtctgtcatacggagtgatgtaagtcagaaacaggaaaacaaatgcagtatactaacacatatatatggaatctaaaaaacaaacaaaaagtttctgaagaacttaggtgccagacaggaataaagatacagatatagagaatggacttgaggacatggggatggggaagggtaagctgggatgaagtgagagagtgacattgacatatgtacactaccaaatgtaaaatagatagcctgtgggaagcagccgcatacacagggagatcaccttggtgctttgtgaccacctagagggttgggatagggagggtgggcgggagacgcaagagggaggagacatgggactatatgtatatgtatagctgattcactgtgttataaagcagaagctaacacaccattgtaaagcaattatactccaataaagatgttaaaagaaaaaatctgtagCGAAAATTTAAATCCTTCAgctttttttagtttgttaatatgttgaactatttttaaatgactatttaagaatattttctagaatattttattcattcctcAAATCAATGATACTTTCATGAGAACTTAAtcgtttttattcttttctgctttATATTGTAAAATTGATGCTCTTAGTAGCTCTTTGATGTATAAAACACCCTAATATCTGTGAAATGTGGTGAAAACTTTAAAGTCATTTGGACATCACAACTTCCTCTTCCAGGCAGGGGATAATGAAACCAagtagcatttttatttatttattagttttcatCATCTTTCTGAAATATGTCTTCTCTATTATAAAGGTCTGTATAGTACTTGAGGACTCAGTTAATGAgagtatttaaaaatgtaagtgtCTTTATGTAGACTATATGCTGGAATAAAAAGAAGGGGacatcaataaaaagaaacatcatCTCCCTTTCTTCATTGACTTAATGTATGATTTTGGAGAAGTCAACTGATTCTTCAGGTGATCAgacttattttgaaaaacaagatgGAGGCTGGATTTCATACTAAGTTAACAGTACTAattaaatattaacaattttagAACAACCTTAACAAtagctttatattttataagaatcCTGCAAAATACCATTTTTCTTATAGAAATATAGTCAGAATATGGGActttatatttgtaaaatgaaacatGCAAATTTTAATTCTACTGCAAATTTCCCAGTTGCTTCATGGAAGTACATAAAGCTGAACTCTGAAAAATGGAATTAGTTAATTAATGCCACATATTGTAATTACAAAGCCAAAATATGTCAAATTGCAACCACCACTATTTATTGAGATCACTTGCACTAATCCTGTGAAATCTGACACAACCTATCAGTTTTCTTTGTATTCACAGTCAGAATGGCTTACTGCATTGTTCACTGATATTTTaatgtaaagaataaaattaaaagacttgTCATTTGTGGTAGGCAAGATTCTTAATATGTTTTGTCCTCTCACAAAGTTTCTATCCTTAGGATGATTCAGTTCAAGTACTAATCTAGGTTCTGCTGTGAAGGGCAGATGTGTGAAGGGCAGATTTACTAGTCAGCAGACCTTAAAAAAGCGAGATTATGCTGGAATATCCAGGTGTGATGCAGGAGCACTAAAAACAGAAGAGATAGGCAAAACCATCAGAGAGACAAAAGAGGATGGCAGAAGAGACATAAGGTAGAAGAGGAGATCAGAGATGTTCAAAGCATAAGAAGGAGTTGACTAGTCACTGCTGTCATTGAAGCTGGAGTAAAAGGGCCATGAGTTATGAAAATGCATCTGGCCCCTGGAAGCTGGGAATGACCCTAACCAATGATCATTAAACAAAGAAGAATTCCAATCCTAGAGCTGTAACAGAACTCAGTAGTGCTAATACCATGAATCAACCTGGGATTAGATTTATTACCAGCACCTCCAGAGAGAAGCACAAGCCTACTGACATCTGATCTCCACCTTGTGAAAAATAGAACAGAGTGCTACTTGAGATAAAACCTGGGGTTTTGATTTATAggactgtgaaataataaaaaaaaagatgtttcaaGCTGctaaatttatggtaatttgttatagaagcagtaaaaaacaaatacaccGTCCCATGTGATAAGTTTTGTAGTTAAGTTCTTTATTGTGGagtactgatatatatatatatagatagatagatagatagatagatagatagatagatagatagatagatttcaagtgaattattttattcagatagttaaaataaataaattcaatgtaGTTTGCAAGTATGTTATGAACGTTACATCTtaataaaaaagatttaaagGTGTTTTCTGCTTTcacatgtaaagagcttggaagttgtCATTCCATCCTAATAGGTAAAAgcctgaacaaactgaaaaagtaACAACTCTTTTTAGATCCATAAGAGAAGTGAGGTCATAGGGCAAGCCACTGACCCtaaattggagagacagacaggcctTATAAGAAAACAAAGTACTAGAGCAAAAATCTCCATGGACACCATGGGTGGAGTAGAAAAACCTGAAATGGAATTGACAGATGGCTGGAGGCTAGATATCAACAAGTccaagagttaaaaactccagttACCCAGTCATTAGGAGCCACCATAATATCGTGAGATTTACCTTCAGGGACTCAAACAGGTTCCAAGAGTGAATATCAATGTAAAATCCACTCATTCaaggagaagggaaaaacaaCCATTTTGAAATGTGCCAGAGCACTCAGTTATTAATCATTTATCAAGAATCAGGTTTTCCGGTTTCAACAGCATTTTGTCCCTCAGTGCCAGGAAGGATCTTTCCTGGGTCTAGTGTGTCATGTTGGAGGGAAAATACAGATTGTATATCTACTGAGGTCACATTCAAATAACAAGAGATAACACTCAGgaactttttatttaaagtcCATATGTTATCAAGATCTTGGACATTGGAGATCATCTGAACTAAATTTTGGGAAAGCTGTCTCTTTAGATACCATCTGCTTCAATTCCaggaaatttttacttttaggTCACTGGATGATGTGCGGGTTCAGTCAAAGTTTACTGAGTTCTTTAAGCGTGCCATGTGAATTAAAGTGTATTCCCTCGGATTCGACAGCACAGGGGTTGGTTAGTGGTACATAGTAGACATCTTTCCAACAAGGTTAAGAAGTCTTTCTGGAGGTGTCTTTTTCAATAGACCAAAACTCCAGGTTTCAAGTGTGCTGCTTAATATCTTTGTCTCCAGAAAGAATGCTGTGAAAAGATTACTCTATCAACACATGTTTACATTTTACAGAAGCAATTAGACTTTTGCAATATTGGAGTATCTCTCCTTTTATCAGTTGTGGGTCAAATGAGTCAGGAGGAAAGTACATTGGGCAACCTGTGACTATCTCAAAAGGGAGCACTTTATGAATTCCAAAGGGGTAGATCTGAGATATAGAAAGACCAATGGCAATAATTTTGGTCAAGGTATTTAGAGGGCCCCTATAAATTCTTCCAACTAagtcttaataattttattgGTGTGTTCAACTAAACTAGGGGATTGACGATGGTAAGCACAGTGAAAGTGTTGTCAAACCAGTGAAAGAGCACAGACTTGTCGAAGTACCTGGCCGGTAAAATGGTTTCCTCAATCACTATAAAGTTGGAGACTGAATTCCCCAGATAGGGATGAACTCTTCCAAAAAGACTTTAGTCACAAAGAGGCAGGAGCTTGCCTTCAAGGGAAAGCCTCAgtccattttgaaaatatatagacCATGACTAAAACACATTTATATCCATGGGACAGAGGAAGATATATGAAATCCATTTTCCAGACACAAAATTGTCCACTACGCAATTTAAAATGGATGGGACCAGTACAAACAGGCTTTCCTTGGCTGTATTTCAGACAAGTGTGACAAGTGAGGTAGGGCACTTTTCATGGCCTTGTTAACGTTTTCCCACCAATATTAATTCATGAAGACTATTGTTTTGTCAGTAGATCAATGGTTTAATGCATGTACAATGGTGAGGAGTGGGAATTTTAGAGTCTCCAGTAGAACTGGATTGTTATTTGATCCAAACCAGAGCTTTCTTTTTCTATCAAACCAACAATTGTTAAACTTccaatcttgtttttccttttcagagaCCAAAACTGGGCTTTTTAGCCAGTTTTTCTAAGTTATCACTTGGAGAAATAGCCAATGATAGGGCTTTGGCTGTGACTGTTTCCTTTAGGGACAGCAGTCCTTGTGGAAATACCAGCAATGTGATTTCCCCTAGTTAACAGAGAGTCAAGTATAAAATGCCCCAGAATCATATTAATAGCTAAAGCAGCAGGCAACAGTATTGCTACAATAATTCTGAACAATTCTGaacatagttttgtttttgtttttgttttgctggaAATAAGAGAGCCATGTTGCTTCCACAGCATTCCAAAATCATCAGTTACTTTGAAAGCCTatccattataaatataaatattgacGGTTTTGCCACTGGCTTAAGTATGAGCCTGTGTAAGAGTCTATAGTTCAGACTCTTACAATAACCACAGGTAAAGAGGCTGTCTCAACAACATCAAAAGAATTGCAATAGCGTACCCAGCACAATATTTGGCATTGCTaccttttaaataagaaccatTAGTGAACCATGAAAAGTCAGCATTACCCAAATGAATTTCCTGTAGATCTTGACAAAAAGGGTGTGATCTATCAGCATTATGCAGTTGTGAGGGACTTCTTTGGTGATGGAGGAGAGGTGAGTATTTGGGTTAAGGCCACTATAATGCAAAAGAGTTATGTGAGGAGCAGTCAACAAAAAGACTTCATAGGAGGTGAGGGAGCTGGATGAGAAATGTTAAGTGTGATTGAGAATTCAGGAGAGCTTTTACTTCATGAGACACAAAATAAGTTAAAGGGAATCCCACAAGGGTTTTCTTGGTGGCCTTAACCAAAAGGGCAGTGGCTATAACATCACTAAGGCAAGGGGAATATCACTGGCCCACAGGGTCCAGTTGCTGGCTATAATAACCTATTTATCTATAATGGTCCCTGTGTTTTGGGGTAAGCATCCCAAAGCCATTCCCTTCCTTTttgtataaaaaaaggaaaaatgtaatcTGATAATTGGGAAGCCCAAGAGCAGGTAGGTTCATCAAACTCTCCTGTAAGACCTTAAAATCTATGTCACCTGTTTTTTCCCATAAAGTTGCATCAAGGTTGTTATTGTTCTGTAAACATAGAAAGGTTTGGTCATAAGAGAGAAGTTTGGAATCCAATTTTAGCAACCATCTATAGCCCAGCAAAACCTCACATTTCATGTTTGGTGTTTTGGGAAACTTAGGACACAATGAAGCTTATCTGTATCTAGGTGTAACACTTGTTCTAATATCAGATGCCCTAAATATCAAACCTGGGTTCTGGTAAactgtaatttttctttggtGACCCTATGTCCTTTTAAAGCTAAAAGATTTAGTAAGTGGATGCTGTCTTCCCCTGAGGAGGCTTGAGAAGGAGAGCAAAGAAGAAACTCTTCCACTTATTGCAACTAAGTAGCACCTCTAGGGAACATTATATCATCTAGACAAGCCTTCAGGATTtgtgagaaatacaaaggactctTAGTAAAACTCTGAAGCATTACTGTCCAGGTGaatattttccccaaatgaaGGCAAAAATGTATTGGTTAGCTTCGTCAACTAGGATACTAAAGAACATAATCAATTACATCCTTAGGATGGAAATGGATGTTAGTGATATGTGAGGATTTGGAACAAGAGGGTGTCCAGGGATAACAAAGTCGATTGCTTAGAAGTTCTGGACAAAACCTCAACCCTTGgcccttaagttttttttttttttttcaaagcaaagaAACTTTTATTACTATACCCACACAATTAATGATTAAGTGTCTTGAAGTTTACCCTGGTAGCTTAAGACAATCAAGTATTAGTTTCCATAGAAAACCTGTTTTAACTTCCTAATCCTATTCAAAGGataaaagggaggggaaaaactCAGTATGTGCTTATCACCTGCAACTTCATTTCAAATGCCATTTTTGTCCTTGGGTGAATGTACATAACACTAAGCCATGATCCAGCAACAGTTTTCTATTTGGTTTAACTAGTATCATTTAAAGAGCATAATACAGGATAATGCTTTAACAGCTATATCTTATCTGAGACAAATTTAACTTTAAGATCACGTGACAAGTAATGTACAAATATTCGTTAAGAAATTACCACTCTGTCAATCATCTTAAAGCGTCCACGTAACACACATGGCAATATTTATAACCAGAAACTGCAGTGACTGATAAGTAGATACATTAGTTTGTTAATCTCTACCTGAAAACAtgcttttttcattaaaaaacaaaacccgaaAAACATAAATCTCGATTTATATGGTTTTACAATCAGGTCTTACTGAAGCAGCACagacttcatttcctttcttgCAGACAATATGCAGGAAGAAGAACCCACAAAGAGCATGCTGGCAATCTGACATATTGTACTATCTGGACTACAAATAAGTCCTGAAATTCATTTGAAGAATGTCAAGGAGTTACGAGAGAGATTATGTAGTggccttgatttttatttttctttacctagAATTctacaaattctaaaatttatcaatTGATGTATCTTTTAAATAAACAGCACCAGTCTTGCCCATTGATACAATTAAAATTTGACTTTCTCAGTTCTTAGTTCACAAGTTTATTATGAAAAACACTGCAGTGCTCTTGTGCAGTAACATCGTCTtacaggagggaggaaaaaaaaaaacagttctgtTCAAAACAACTCACCAGGATCTGACAGTAACAAAGAACAACATGAGGCTGAGATTTGAGAAGGGGAAATAAACTGAGTGCAGACAAATCATACAATTAAATTAAACAGTATccctgaaaataaacaaaatgatttcAAAACTCACAAGCAGAGGAGAGGCCTtggtacttaattttaaaaatgttcattaagCTCCAATGATTGTTTGCTGCTATTCTTATCTACAGTCATGCTGAGTAAAGCTATAGCTAAATGGAAGTTAAATTGTATTCACGAGGTGTTAATGTTTACATCTTATTATCTGCAGTCTCTCAGAGAAAGCAAAGTAACTACAAATAGCGCTATGCCAGAAACTGGTTTCTTGACCAACAATGTCGCTTCAGCATGCAATGAACTGGTTCATTCTAAAGTGGTCATGGCTGTTGATGACAAGAGGCTTTGTATTTTTATATGGCACATCTTTTTGGTCCGTGTGAAAACAAGTTTTTTTGAATGTTAACTATTCTCTGACACTTTGTGGAGTTACTGTTGCTCTTCCCATTTCCATTAGGTCAAAATATGGTTCATGGCAATACTGTACAAGTTTAAAATTTCGTTACAGGAAGTAGTCTGGGGTACGACGAGTAACATGTGGCTCGCCTCTGCGAGGTGCTGGGTCAAACTGCAAGAAAGAGTATTTTAGAGTATCATCAAGTTCCATGATTGCAGCTTGGTTACCGCAACGATAACAACAGTTTGGAGCACTGAAAATCGTTACTACATTTCGGTCATGGCACCAGTTATATCCCTCCATCACCAGCTGATGAGCTCTAGACACCAACGTGAGGCCATTGGCATGATTAAATGTCTCAGAAATATCTTGCCCAAAGGTGTAACCAGCTCCTCGAGGAGATATACCCCAGCCTCCACGGTCATCTGGATCTGACCATAGCAAGTCACACATTGGACCCTCATGGGGAACTTCTTGTAGGCGATCAAGTGCTCTGATGTGATCCAGTGTATCCATGGATGGTGAGAGGCCACCATGTAGACAGAAGATCTGCCCATCCACCAAGGCAGTGAGAGGAAGATAGTcaaaaagatctgtaaaatatttccaaacatttgcatttccatacttCCGTAAACACTCATCATAGAAACCATATACTTGTGTGATCTGTCTGCTCTCATGATTTCCTCGAAGAATGGTGATGCGTTCACGGTAACGAACCTTAAGAGCTACAAGCAGAGTAACTGTTTCAACTGAATAATATCCTCTGTCAACATAATCTCCCATAAACAAGTAATTTGTATCTGGTGATTTGCCACCAATTCTAAACAGTTCCATGAGATCATGAAATTGCCCATGCACATCTCCACAGACAGTGACTGGACATCGAACTTCTTGCACATTGGATTCTTTTGTCAGGATTTCTTTAGCCTTCTCGCAGAGGCTCTTGACCTGGGACTCGGACAGCTGCTTGCACTCGTTCAGCTGCTCGACCCACTGGTCCAGCTCCTTGGGGAATACCTTCTCGTCCATGATGCCACCCGCCCGAACCGGCTGCCGCTCCGCGCTCCTCCCGCGCCGCCGCCCGCACACGGGCCACACGCACACGCCGCCGCCG encodes:
- the LOC133101962 gene encoding serine/threonine-protein phosphatase 2A catalytic subunit alpha isoform-like: MDEKVFPKELDQWVEQLNECKQLSESQVKSLCEKAKEILTKESNVQEVRCPVTVCGDVHGQFHDLMELFRIGGKSPDTNYLFMGDYVDRGYYSVETVTLLVALKVRYRERITILRGNHESRQITQVYGFYDECLRKYGNANVWKYFTDLFDYLPLTALVDGQIFCLHGGLSPSMDTLDHIRALDRLQEVPHEGPMCDLLWSDPDDRGGWGISPRGAGYTFGQDISETFNHANGLTLVSRAHQLVMEGYNWCHDRNVVTIFSAPNCCYRCGNQAAIMELDDTLKYSFLQFDPAPRRGEPHVTRRTPDYFL